The Tenebrio molitor chromosome 2, icTenMoli1.1, whole genome shotgun sequence DNA segment TCCATCGGTTTCCGTCAAACCAGGGTCAAACCGATTGTTTTGATTTCGTTTGTCAATTGTCACCACTTAGAATTCCCCAGTAGATACGCCCATGATCATATCAAgctttatttttgctgtcaaTACTTGTCACCAACATGACAAATTATTCACTAGGAGCCAAATTCAAATTGTCCTCATTCTTTTTCAATCACACTGtattctcgtgtcaaaaatggattgattactccctagaattcgacctttagggaaataacgtttttcatgttgtgtgtaactaaaagtttcaaaagtaattttgaatgcctaaggttggttactttgaattgagagattaaatccaaataaatatgacgccagtaaccaaaattgattgtgaaacgaaaaatcatctatcacttagcgagaaatttgtcatttgcaactgttacaattaatttgctgtcttacatttttgggatatcttttgtttgtcaccagaaaccacatagcctccaacctaaccaaatttatgccaacctagtaacgaatatccctaaatcctagggagtaatccatttttgacacgagaataTATTGTCATTCAGCCACAGTCTTACCATACAACTCGCCACATTTCCATAGTCTACTCTGGTATAAAACAAATGTGAATGTACTGTATCTCTATCACATGTACTATCCATTTactaaactcccgcactgtcaaagtgtttgcaaGTTGCCGCACTGTCGTTCAGagactagtaatttttactttaacgttggtgcaaaaattagaaatttcaaatttgaagttaagtTCAATAAATTCGgtttctttcattcaaaatatTACTTACACGAAGTGGCTGCACAAGAAGAAGATATGAAATGTAAAAGAATGCTGTTAACGGCCAGAGAGAAGCAGGGTATTGTCaattattgtttggaaagaGGAGAATTAACTCCATTAATATAACCACACTTTTCTTGTTGACGTTcttataactagattttgtgtacaggcAACTGAAAAGGTATGTCACCATAGGTACACtccaaagaaaattaaaaaatttgacactgacagtgcgggagtttaataAACGGATAATAATCTTTTGCTGTCAAaagttttataatttattcatCTTCATCAAAATTGTAAGTATTCATTGAAAACTGTCCAATTTCAAGTACATCTTAAACAGACTGGgttacaaaaaccaaaaataatttatcgaaTCCATCAAGCCTGCAGTATTGATAAAATTtaggaaaaaatagaaaaactcgATTTTAAATCAACTAATAATGCAGAAAGTACACGAGGCACTAAAACCTTTAATGTGGTTGATAGGACGATGGGTGGCCATAAAAGGAGAAGGCTCTTACCCCACTATCGAACCTTTTACTTATTGTGAAGAAGTTACGTACGAATCTCTTGGACAACCATTACTAAACTACCAATCCCGTTCTTGGAACCCGGACAGCGGTGAGCCCATTCACATCGAACGCGGATTTTTACGCATCAAACCAGGAACAAATCAAGTTGCGTTCATGATTGCACACAATCGGGGTGTAGTTTCACTGGAGGAAGGTTGCGTTCACGATAAAGAAATCACATTAAAATCTACAAATGTCTGCTCTATGAGTTTCGTAAGAGAACCAAAAGTTTTAGGCCTGGAACGGATAATCACACTCAAAAAAGATGGGCAGATGGAGATTGTTCTTTGCATGCAAACGGAGAAAACTACGCTGACAAAACATTTAAACTCTATTCTTAAAAAGTGTTGATTTTTAGTATAGATACGAAAGAAATCGTGTGTACCATGTGGATGAAATTATTTCGATAGTTGGTAACTTTACTTTATAAcgttataaatatgtaatcgCCATTAAAATGGAACTACGTAACTAACTCCACTAGTTCTTTGTTGTAGACTAATTTTCTGACTACTCACAGTAGATTAATTGCGCAGTTGTCTGATCAGGATTTGCTCGAAACAAATATAGTCATTAACAAACACGCCTAAAACTTTCGCTAGATAAAGCCTCGCCTTTGTAGTATCAGGGTTTCTGTGCAGCTTATCAATTACCTGTTGTTTTATGTTgatataaaattaacttaatatTAAAGAAGAAATGCAAACCGCAATTTCATTCTTTTGAAGCTGGGGACGGTGTAAACAAAAACCTTAGAAGCGTGTACAAGTTCCAATAGAACTATTTTCAGTATCATACGTTCTGCAAATTATTCTTGACAAAAATCTAagagataattattttttttaaacgaaatatCAAGGTTTAACTAAGAGATcaaatttttgtgtaaaatttatttaaaacttagtatgtatttgcaaatatttgtaaCATAAAAACTTACATTAGAATCAATACAAAAatagtaaaagtaaaaaatataaaagtaaTGGGTAAAAACAGTTTACAGATTCAGTTTTAATAATAAGCGTCTTctatttaaaacattaataaacatgataataattttaaaaaattttataatacacAAAAGAACTTCCTTTTCTAGATGAACATGCTGCAAAGATAGACAAAAAATGACATCACAAATACAGCTAAAAATTACActaataaaattgaaactacCACAATTCACATGCTGAAactttatttataaaacaatcTTTAAATCCTTGAAACAAAATCTTTGACTGTAACCAGATTTCTCTACTACCTTCATCAGTTTGATCTACTTTAACATCAAATGGTTGTATTGAGCTTTCAATATCACAAAAATCTTGGAACACTTCTAAATTATCACAGCATGAACACATTGACGggtttgaataatttaaatttataacagTATGTTTTGTCTTGGATGGAAATAGCAGTGGTTTGCTTGGTACAAAAATGGTGTCTTTATGCATAGCAGTCAAGTTATTTTGTGGTCCAGTcactttcaaaaatatatacatGTTACAACATGTCAAAGAACTCTCAAGTAAACCCATCCAAATCTCTGACAAGAATATGTCCCTGTTAATGACACACATTAAACTCAATGGTAATAATTTAGTTTAAAACGTAGCTTACCGTAAGATCCTGGGCTGTTTTTTACTATTGTCAGCAACATGATTTCTCTCGATATGACCATTGGCAAGAGATGACACCTTCACTGTGTATATTTCTTTTGGACAAACTGGGCTTACACCAAGCACAAATATCACTTCTTTTAAATTACTACCAAGGTGTGAAAAGTGTTTAGATATATTACTCATAATGTTTTCCGCAGCATCGTACGCCGACGATACAATTTGGAAATGTCTGTTAAGTGTAAAATTTCTCTTTTTACTTTCGTCGAAGCTTTCTCGCTTTTTgcttacaatatttttcaaccATGTGTAAGGGTATGGTATTTGTGATCTCTGATATAGGAGATTTTTCATAACTTCGTTTACTAAATGCGCGCATGAAAGTGGGGTTAGGATAAAGTCGGTAATTGGCACGTCGATTGCTACATCAAAATTGCACTGATGCTTTGTACTCTGATTAGCGGTCATAATTAATATTGCTCTTTTTAAATTCGAACtgactaaaattaaaatattcacaccAACACTACAATTTACATTCAAACATTccaaacattcaaaatttcaaacagGTAAGAGGTACAAGAAGGAGGGAGGTGACCCGTGGAGGAGGTGCAGCTAAATCACAAGTGTGCGCGCAGGCGCCTTTGGCTTTTTCGCCACTTGgaaaaaactacaaaaaactAATGAAATGGCACTTAAAATCCCGCCAAGTCGCTAAATCATTAATTACGCTTAAAGGGGTTGCCTTTTATAATTGGCGggttgctttattttttttctacggACTGTTTTTAGGAATAACTATTTCGGTCAACGAAAACCTGACTTTCGTCACCAGTAAAAGAAAATCCCATAACGTTAACTTTCGTCTCTACTGACGAAAATTACTTGattaattttcattcaatCCCGTATAATATCTTGACGATTTATAACTactcaaattaaataatatgatCTGGTTGGaacattttgttatttttaattttattcaaaattaaagtgtttgtttacttttttttaatttgttatatgGTATACTCGTAATCGAGATCGTTCAAAAAGTATAAATATATCAATTAACATTCAACTGTTCTCTTCgtttaaatatattattttcgtCCTCCAAATTTAGCGCCGTTGGTATATCATTAAAGCCAAAGGCGCCTGCGCGCACACTTGTGATTTAGCTGCACCTCCCGTGGAGGTGGCAAATCAAAGACATAGAGAATAGTTGTGTTCTGTTACCAACAGTCGGACATGGAAGAATAAAAATCCCCATAgacaataaatttgtaatttacaattttacagTTTCTTCTATAACTAacttacaaaaatacatttaattgGACTAGTATTTGAGCGttactattttttataattctgtacacaagaaaaaaaattaaaaaccccTCACGCTTCTTATGGCACTGTCTTCTTCTACAGCTGACATTACCCTGTATTCACTAAATTCCATAGTAAAATTTGCAGTTCCTGATGTTATCGTTCTCAGGATTGTGGAATATCCTAATATTTCAGCTAAAGGTATTTTCACTGAGATTACCTGAAATTGTAGATATATTATTTCCACCCCAATCTTCTACCGACTTTGCGAATCACGTGACTGAAAAATGTCCCATTGTATTTGAATTACCTACTTACCTTCATTTTTCCTCTAAGAGTTACATTTTGTATGTCAGGTCTTCTTCTTGATAAATCGGCCATAATAATTGACAAATACTCCTCTGGTGTAGCAATTTCAAAATACATGATTGGTTCTAATAGATTTGTACCCGATTCTTTGATTAACTACAAGCATGTTGTGAAAATACATATCACTGTTAAacaatataacaatatacagCTGGAGTAATTACCATCCATCCACTCCCTATTGCATTTTTTTGTAGTCAGTTTTATTTACAGAAAACTTCACGAGGTTACCTAACCCTCTCAAAATGTGTCAAATACCaaaacatcaaattaaataatgtgATAGAGACGGAATGTgaagtattttttatataaaacgcAACTATTCGTAACTGAAGTGTCTAAATTCAATTTGGCTGCGAATTTAGCTGCCAACCACACAAAGCAAAAACTACTAGCCACTCTACCACCTTTACTTGTATCTATTGGAGGGATGTTAATAAACTCTATTTTAACTTACTTTTTGTACGAGTTGTGTCACTGCCGCCGCAATGACACTCTCTGAGGTTCCCCTCCCTACTTCAAACATGTGCAACATCACTTCAGTGTTGACAACACGACACCCAATCTTGGGACCGTGAGTGACACCAACTTCGATTCCCTGTCTGATCGCTAGTAAatgttttggaaaaatgttggCGATATTACTGGCAGCGTCAGGACTTTTATCCAACTTCATTATGTCGCCACTCAAAACAAGTTTGTTTGTCGGTATAATCGACAACTTTACGTTGACCATCTGTTTGTTGTTGCCAATTTTTGTATCCACGAGTGTGGTATCcgtaactttgttttttggtGCTTCCCAGTAGGCAATCTGCAGCGGACCTAAATCTGCATTGACTTTATACTCTTTCAAAATGCGGTCTCTGATAATTTCTAAATGTAATTCCCCCATTCCTACAACACACAACTAAAaacaaattcaacaaaaaaaaaaaaaaatcagcacCTGACAACACTGTCTGACCAGTCTCGGAGTCATGCGTGACTCTTAAACTGGGATCCTCGCGTTGCAGTTCATTTAATGCCTGCTCTAGGGCAGTCTGATAAGCTAGACTTGGTGGTtcgatcgaacaaaaaaacacagGCTCGGGGATTTGTGGTCCCACACCAAACAAACTCTCCACACCTTCTTCTTTCACTTCGCTATTCTTTTTACTCGACAACTTTAACATCTTATTTTTTGCTCTTTGGGCGGCTGTTTGAGAATTCGTTACCAAATCTCCCGCCATCACTTGCTGTAAAAAAGCAATTGCATATTGGTCGTCACAACTGATTTCAGTACCTTCAGCCCAGACACAACAGCAATGTTACCATTTCCAATGCTGTCGACTTCTTGCAGGTCGTCTGCGTACGCAACAAATAATTTACCAGTCTGCTCGGCCTTTTCCTGTTGAATGCTGTAAATCCTTTGGCTCTTATTGAAGACTCCGTTGTATATCCTGAAGAAAGTTAAGGGTCCTTTTTGCTTATCGTGTCTAACTTTGAAAGCTCTAGCACATAAGTTTTCGTCAAAACTTGTAAAATGCTTGTTGCGTTGATTTGGCGACggtaaatacaaaattaccGAATCCATCAAAGGCTGAACTCCTATGTTTTTATACGCGCTACCTAGCACAACCGGAACTGCTTGCTTACAAAGgaaacaatcaaaaatgtatttgaaaaaatcacaCAACTGAAAATACCTGCTTCAATGTAACTTGGTGTACAGCTTTAATAATATCTGCCGTAGTAACAGCGTCAAATGATTCTGACGATATGACTAAATCCGCCAAAACGTCGTCGAATGTTGATAAAATATCGACCAGTTGAGTTCTAGTACGTTTAACTTCCTCCCAAAGTATTGGATCAGATTTTTCTGTGATTCCCACGCGAGTGATTTGTTTGTCTTTGCTCCTATCGTAAATCACTTTTTCCATAGTGAGAATATCGGTTACACCTAATTCAATATTTGTTCagaatacaaatattttgtttggtTTAATTAGTTACAAAAACATTCTGTAATTTGCACCTACCTACAAGAGAGCCATTTTCAATTAATGGCAACTGGAGACGCAGTACAGGAATTTCCAACTTTTCTTCTATGGACTTGCAACTTAACTCTAAACTTGAATCAGCTCTGTccattttattaacaaaaataattcgaggaattttgtatttgtcCGCTTGTTTCCAAACCGTCATGGTTTGTGCCTCAACgcctttatttaaaaaacaatagaaaaattgaacattattaaaaaagaaataaataggtacataatgtaatgtttcctgtgttgtcaaaattcaaaaactataaCACTGTgtgatcaaaaaaaaattctgttatGGTTCAGTTGGCATTGACAGTTTAAATATTGCTGTATTTGACAACCGTCAAGTTTCTCTGTTGGACGTCAGACTGTTTCTTAAGCAACAGCAATATTTAAACTAGAGCTGCCAACTGAACCGTGATTATCGCGGtttactcatttttttttcaatcacatgatataaattacaaataaaataaaaacaaaattagtaGATTAGAGAGAGTTGGCtccatcctggttcctaggggcgtTTTTCGATGATAATTGGCTgcacttttattgtcaaaatcacgacctgctgtattataaccggcctgttcaaaagtgtaatttgagtgatccccgcagagcgctagtgtacgggcgctttttggggatattattcatcttaagtttttgtcaccgagagtttttctcgttcaaatgacattcgaatttaaaatcaaaaacacaaaaatacaaatgtattcagtattgttttagaaagaaaatatgaacttattgtgctcaatcttaactctaaaatcatgtctaaacctttttttccgcatttttattcttcagaAGCGCCCGTACTGTGGCACCCTCATCGGtgaaaattggctctttctcggaaacattttcgcaatgcttttttaatgaaatgaacaggccggttattatacagcaggtcgtggtcaaaattatcattatctgcgtttaaataaaattgctcattaacaaaatgtttctagagtgaaaataaaatataaatactaTGTTAACTATTTAAATTTGCTTGAATTACGGTTGggttcaaaaaaaacgggaactgtcagaaaaagttctggcagattttattacatttttatagtttgaaacggccttttagaatttaggttaaaaaactgcatttATGTGTCAGAAACACTAcagtcaaacagacacaaattgacaaattaaatttccaattcacatcaggtcaaatttcatttcccgttttttttttaagccaactgtaccttcacaaattttgtgaaaaccaGGTTGCCAACCCAAATCTAATTCTCAAACACTCCCCTAGGAACACGATCGAGCCTACTTTCTCttataaaggtgtttttttacatttggCGTCGTAGTAGGCGtcggagagtcgattgagatcgcatcACTCGTCTAAAAGCGTAAAGCtggtttgacacgatgctaaattttatagaaaatttttagaaaatgagagagaccctcgatcaggaccaatgaacgatcaggatcatagtctgtctttgtcaaatcctgatcgttcattggtcctctctcattttctaacaaattttctacaaaatttagcatcgtgtcaaactggcttaagatttaaacagctgatccgtcaTCCGTTACCTGTATAGTGTGTTGGAACTTCGTCCAACCACTTTTGGAACATCCCCTCTGTCGAAGGGGTGGGGACGTCCAGAAGCAGAAATCAACCCTCAGACGACAGAACGACACAAGACACAAGACTCGAAACAAGACTCGTCTCTATACAAACACTTTCTTGTATTTTACATtattcaataaattgttaGTGTTACCCAATATACGACTATCAATTTTGGTCCTTCGACACAAGAGAacatagtgcgttcacaatcgacagttcaacgccgacggcaaattaaaaaaaacacccgttataccACTCTAAATAAAACAAgcctttttgtgtttttgtttgattttatttaatgtgttAATATTTTGCTTCAAAGTCTAACTACTCACCTGCAGACCCATCTAGAACCACCACAGCCCCATCCAATACATTCAATGTTTGTTCGACTTCCATTGTAAAATCTATGTGCCCAGGAGTATCAATCAAATTAAACTGATGTTTCTTCCAGTAAAAAGTAACTGCAGCCGAGGTTATGGTAATACCCCTCTCTCTTTCCTGATCCATGAAATCTGTCACAGTATTTCCATGATGAACTTCGCCCATTTGATTTATCAGTCCGGAATAATATAACATGCGTTCTGTCGTTGTTGTTTTACCTGTTCCAATAGAATAACATTATAATTTTCCGGTTACATTCGCTGTCATATAACCTGCGTCTATGTGAGCCAAAATTCCAATATTTCGTATTCTGTTTACGTCCACATCctcaaatttcttttttgtactgttgtatcttaaataactaaataTGCGTGGTTTGAATGTACTTCTAAGACGAAACACCGGgaacattttaaatgtaaacttaacctagtttttgtttttggcaTTTATGGATTTATGTGTGACGATTGTAAACATGTGTGAAGTAACTTCTCATGTTGGCCAACACATAAAGTAAAACAATTACTAAAGTAGTAAATCACAtgctaaaaaaaatagatgtcaAAAGACGTATTCAGTTGCAGTATTGCAAACAGATGAGTAACAAAATGCTCTTCATTGTATATaaatatacggggtgatcaaataggactgtttaagttggtaacactgaattgtattttaaatcgtataacaggagtaactttcggttgttgatggcttgtcgttgttaatgctatacctacatcagatatttgtcaaataaaccaacaaaacatatccggttgcagtgttataaataaccgaattaaaaaattttcttaattttagtgccaacttaaacagtccttcttgatcacccggtataattatctgattgtattgccaactcaaacagttctttttgatcacccagTACTACATATTAGAATTACTTACAATTACTGTATaatactaaaatttaaaacttaaaGTCCattccaaaaatcaaaaaccagcaacgtcgcattttcgtcgataattactatcggcaacgctgtttagtgtaaaatttggtgagaaatTCATCTGGGGTTCGAGTGAAAATAATAGgaatttgaacgaaattcaaagcaattgaattttattttgaatcaatttataatcaccaacatagtatgaaaaaataactacatagggttttttaaattttatcaatttaaagcaacaggtggtgatttttttgatttttgaatggactttagttatGAGTGGCAtgacaaatgacaagtggCAGGCTATCTAAACCACGGAGTAGAGAATAATAGGGAGGGGACATACGGCCGGTCGAGTGAAGCCGCCTTAATGCGCATGTCTGCTATTAGTACGCCCCAAGAAAGTGAATGAAATCAGTTGCGTTGTGATATTTAATGTGGTTTTCTAATTTCTCATACTCTGAATACATTtgtgatgcaaaaaaaaatatagtgttttattttcctgcagttttattgttaattcccAACATCTCAAGTAGTGTTAACTGGGGCGTACCTCACGGGTTGCATAAAATTGCGCCCGTTTCCCTGTCCCTCACCGCTTCAATTTACCGCGCCCATAAGCTAGCTTATGTCCCCTCCCTATTATTCTATACTCCTTGATCTAAACTGCTTGTTGGAAATGCTTGGATAAcgaaaagaataaataaatcactagttaacaaaatttcactttttgtCTGTTGCCGTAAATTTAATGGCTGAATATGAAAGCGTTTTAGAAtctttttttatatctgaCGTCAGAATCTTATCAACAGCTCtagtttttgtgattttttcgaATATTACTTCACATAATGTTTCGGTATATTTTGATCACTGATCACTGTGTACGACTATTAACGGAAGTGCAGTTGGAATGAGTTCTTCAAGAAGGTTTTGCTTCAACGATCCGCAACATTTGTGCTACATATGTGGCCAGTATACTTTGCAAAATCTAGAGGAAAACAATTTCTGACTTTGTCATAAGTGTCTACTTTTTGTACTTTGCCATGCCTTTGGATAAAAATAACAAGTGTATGTAAATCGTGTGTCGAATACTTAAGACTGTGGAACAGAGGTAAAAGAAGTACCTTTAAATTTGGAATTCCAGCAATTTGGCGAGAACCCAAAAATCATCTAgatgattgtcatttttgcaG contains these protein-coding regions:
- the LOC138123062 gene encoding MAD2L1-binding protein, producing MTANQSTKHQCNFDVAIDVPITDFILTPLSCAHLVNEVMKNLLYQRSQIPYPYTWLKNIVSKKRESFDESKKRNFTLNRHFQIVSSAYDAAENIMSNISKHFSHLGSNLKEVIFVLGVSPVCPKEIYTVKVSSLANGHIERNHVADNSKKQPRILRDIFLSEIWMGLLESSLTCCNMYIFLKVTGPQNNLTAMHKDTIFVPSKPLLFPSKTKHTVINLNYSNPSMCSCCDNLEVFQDFCDIESSIQPFDVKVDQTDEGSREIWLQSKILFQGFKDCFINKVSACELW
- the mRRF2 gene encoding ribosome-releasing factor 2, mitochondrial, whose product is MFPVFRLRSTFKPRIFSYLRYNSTKKKFEDVDVNRIRNIGILAHIDAGKTTTTERMLYYSGLINQMGEVHHGNTVTDFMDQERERGITITSAAVTFYWKKHQFNLIDTPGHIDFTMEVEQTLNVLDGAVVVLDGSAGVEAQTMTVWKQADKYKIPRIIFVNKMDRADSSLELSCKSIEEKLEIPVLRLQLPLIENGSLVGVTDILTMEKVIYDRSKDKQITRVGITEKSDPILWEEVKRTRTQLVDILSTFDDVLADLVISSESFDAVTTADIIKAVHQVTLKQQAVPVVLGSAYKNIGVQPLMDSVILYLPSPNQRNKHFTSFDENLCARAFKVRHDKQKGPLTFFRIYNGVFNKSQRIYSIQQEKAEQTGKLFVAYADDLQEVDSIGNGNIAVVSGLKQVMAGDLVTNSQTAAQRAKNKMLKLSSKKNSEVKEEGVESLFGVGPQIPEPVFFCSIEPPSLAYQTALEQALNELQREDPSLRVTHDSETGQTVLSGMGELHLEIIRDRILKEYKVNADLGPLQIAYWEAPKNKVTDTTLVDTKIGNNKQMVNVKLSIIPTNKLVLSGDIMKLDKSPDAASNIANIFPKHLLAIRQGIEVGVTHGPKIGCRVVNTEVMLHMFEVGRGTSESVIAAAVTQLVQKLIKESGTNLLEPIMYFEIATPEEYLSIIMADLSRRRPDIQNVTLRGKMKVISVKIPLAEILGYSTILRTITSGTANFTMEFSEYRVMSAVEEDSAIRSVRGF